The Chanos chanos chromosome 9, fChaCha1.1, whole genome shotgun sequence genome includes the window TAGATGAATTTAATAAACAAGCAGAGTAGTTGAGATGCATTggatatttttaaatattgtgtttaatatttttgcATATGTATGTTATGAGCCTTTTCTTTTAACCTTATAAAATGTGTGATTTACTGTATGGTTTTTGCTGTAATACTTGCTAAtgacatgttgttttctttatatCCAGTGCGAGGAAAGCTGACAGGTAGTCCCCCTCTTCCAACTGTCCTCAAGTCAGCCCTACAAAATGCTTGGCCTTCAGGGAACAAGGACTGCGGGAACACCATCTACAAAGTCATACAGTTGTGTGGCATGTTCAGCCACTTTTCAAGGGTTGGCATCTCTGCTTGTCCACCAAGCATCTCACGCTGGTGAAATTTCTAGGCAGCCAGGACCCTCATCGCCCACTTGCACCCAGTGTGGACTCTCATTTGCAAGCAAAGAGGTCTTGGAAAAGCACCCCTGCAGGACCTTGCCCACACCATTACATTCAACATTGCCTGCTACTGCCACCGTTACACCACCCCTGCCTGCTCcagatgtgtatatttgtgaatgtgGGGAAGAATACCATGACTTCAGTGTCTTGCAAGAGCATAAAAAGTCCCATCAAACAGAGGCGATATCAGAGCCACCACTGGATAGCAGTTCAGTGAAGCACATTACTAAGAAATTAAGCACACAGATTGACAATGAAACATCCAACAAGAGTACCTCAAATCAGTGTGTTGTATCCCAGCCTTCATCCTGTCACAACCTGCTTCCACATACCAAGGAGCTGAAACCTTATCATAAGACAAGTTTACTCCCTGAACCTGACACAAAGGATCAGCCACTTTCTGTAAGCAGCACTGCCTCGCTTGACCAAGGTCATGAGATTTCAGAGCCTGCAAATCTTCCCTTAGCTGAGAGTGTTACAGAGGAGCAAGATCTTGCCTCACAGAAAGATTCTCTGTCTTGTCAAGCTATAACCAGTTCATCGTCTGATAGTGAAAACTCAGCAAGTCAATGTAAGGAGTCAAAGGTGCCTCAGAAGAAAGCATTATTGAAGATGCTTGCATCTGCCTATATGAATAGTCAGCAGTTAGCACAAGAGAATGTGGAACAAAGCAAGAGAATTTTGCCCCCTAGAAAAGTTTCACCAAGGGCACCAATACCAATCACAACACCTGGATCAACTGCAGTTTCCAGTAGTGAAATGTTAAAACATCAGTCATCAAAAAAATCTGACTCAAATGTTGGCTCACCTCCAGGAAATATGTCTACGAAGAAAGGAAATACTGTCTCTGTGACTCAGACTTTCTGCCCTGTGGTTGTACTTGAGACTCGTCAAAAACTCATTGGCTATGGCAAGTATGATACAGAGGGTAGACACCAGTGTGGTTTATGTCGGAGACTTTTTATGGACATAGATAGCCTGATCATGCATCATGCCTTGCacaggaaagaaagagtaaaatgCTGTCGAAGCTGCCATCAGCTAATCATCAGTATAACATCTGTCCCAGACAACCACAGATGTTCCACTGAAGGAACTCTGCAGTATTTTCCCTCTATAGGAAAAAGGTTGACGGCGTTCTCAAAATCACTACCACTCACCAGTCGGAAGACCAGTTTCTCAAAACAGATGTTCAAAACCCCACAAACAACGCAAGCAAGAAAATTGTTTAATTGTCAGCTGTGCCATCGCAGCTATACACGTTTGCACAATCTTAAAAAGCATAATTGCTGGTGGAGATCCTCTCTTCTACACTCGGTCAATCTAGCCCACAAAAATACAGCGGAGCAAACCAAGCTGGATCTGAGTATAAAAGAAGAGAGCCAAAATTCACCGGTGAAACAGTCGATTCTCCATATAAATGTGGGTGTCGGAACTGAATCCCATCGTCcagtaaagacagaaataacCAGTGCAGAGTCTAAGTTGTTTGGTAAAATTCAGACAGAATTCTCAGCAGATCACTTGGCCTTGAAATCTTTGATCCGGACTGGTTCGCCTAAGAGCTTTGCCCCGTTTCGTCCAAAACTTGTGAAATCCACCTCAGTCCAACAAACCCCAGTTGTGTCTGTGGAAAATCGTGATGCTGCTGACTCAATTCAACCTGTCCAGGTGCGGAAGTGTGTGCAGAAGAATGATTCAGAACCACGTGGTGATGCACTGGAGGAAAGAGGTCAGTGGACCGTCCCTTTGGATGATTCTGAAATTGATGTACTAATAGAGGCAGATGGTGAAGCAGACCACGAGAATCAAGATATGTTACGACATTGTAATGagttggaagaaaaaaatctaaataaaggAATGGTGCACGTCAATGATGACGGTAAGAGACGTTTTGTCTGCAAAGGATGCCACAAAAGCTACTCTCGCCGTTTTAACTTGAGGAAACACCTCAGGATTTGTGGGGCAGGGA containing:
- the LOC115821541 gene encoding zinc finger protein Xfin, producing the protein MLGLQGTRTAGTPSTKSYSCVACSATFQGLASLLVHQASHAGEISRQPGPSSPTCTQCGLSFASKEVLEKHPCRTLPTPLHSTLPATATVTPPLPAPDVYICECGEEYHDFSVLQEHKKSHQTEAISEPPLDSSSVKHITKKLSTQIDNETSNKSTSNQCVVSQPSSCHNLLPHTKELKPYHKTSLLPEPDTKDQPLSVSSTASLDQGHEISEPANLPLAESVTEEQDLASQKDSLSCQAITSSSSDSENSASQCKESKVPQKKALLKMLASAYMNSQQLAQENVEQSKRILPPRKVSPRAPIPITTPGSTAVSSSEMLKHQSSKKSDSNVGSPPGNMSTKKGNTVSVTQTFCPVVVLETRQKLIGYGKYDTEGRHQCGLCRRLFMDIDSLIMHHALHRKERVKCCRSCHQLIISITSVPDNHRCSTEGTLQYFPSIGKRLTAFSKSLPLTSRKTSFSKQMFKTPQTTQARKLFNCQLCHRSYTRLHNLKKHNCWWRSSLLHSVNLAHKNTAEQTKLDLSIKEESQNSPVKQSILHINVGVGTESHRPVKTEITSAESKLFGKIQTEFSADHLALKSLIRTGSPKSFAPFRPKLVKSTSVQQTPVVSVENRDAADSIQPVQVRKCVQKNDSEPRGDALEERGQWTVPLDDSEIDVLIEADGEADHENQDMLRHCNELEEKNLNKGMVHVNDDGKRRFVCKGCHKSYSRRFNLRKHLRICGAGRVRQHHSSEMSSSGAALQMKQFTCFQCGKSFNHRDTFMNHRMMCQVGNNPSVLLDDGGLLAAQTKASKDSIFVLPPPPPEKAPREHGSSNVNEGNWGIMSLPSVLPRKVTCECGATFSCPRLLFEHLQMHTQESYICPHCGDNLQSWAEYETHQQSHMQPQVQANELLAPQHHPSLLFHLQQSSYLQSSEQQRLVPSPKLAAKQQRPQQEAFPRCHQQTNRRPSPEQCVCHRCKKTFRLRSSLLRHLRLSCRGEMAAQKKICCSRCSMVFPNYVTLKVHMLSSTCTPSFKPMRCPVCVRWFSSVDGLKRHLVKHSETKDVLVEPSQNSQSNVFMCHICQRSYPKKQSLKDHLRKVHFKVKHVTPKPTVMRVDQPNQSSQFQCQICIRTYPTLQSLKRHKRRVHRIFANGLKPSNGITQQSESNQFHCQICQRSYPDIRSLKNHRRRVHRILSGGQLEPAKVDA